In the Drosophila virilis strain 15010-1051.87 chromosome 4, Dvir_AGI_RSII-ME, whole genome shotgun sequence genome, TGCATTGCAAAGCGGTAccctgaaaaaaaaatcacttttatttaaatatcaattaaaatcGAAATTAATTTTGGGCCCACCTGCAACAACGGCGACCGAACCAAAATTAACACAGATGGCAAAAACTTCTCATGTATGCCAACCAATGCCTGGGGCTGACGACGAGCTGTTGTACTTAGTAGGGTCAGCGAGTATTGAGCCACATGAAGATCGGAGTCAGAAATAAGTCCAGGTATTTCGATAATAGCCGACTGCAAGACACTTGGCTCAAAGTTCGAGGAATAGTTGATGACAATCTTATTGATCAGATCCAAAGAATGCAGCTTCAAAGCACGATGATTTTTGCGCAAGAATGTGCCCAGAGTTGGTAGAACGTCATGCAATATGGGCGAGAGGTCAATGCGTAAAGGTGATGCTGCAATCATGGTCAGTGCTTTAACGCTACTTAGGCGCGTGACTTCGTTTTTCAAGCGTTCCATAAAGATGGGCAGACAAACGTCCAGTTCACTCTTGAGCAGATCACCCATATTGGCAATGATTTGGCCCATGCAGGCAATGGCGCGTTCCTTCACCTCCTGATCGACATCGGTGACCTTTAGTTTCTGCAAGGTGCACGCATAAACCTGACCGACAAACGGCGTCACATCGAAGTCTGATTTGACAGCATTAACGCCCAACGGACGCACCACCTTGACGAGTTGCTGCAGCACCAACAATGCCTCGGTGGCAATCTTGTAAAACGGATCAAACACCGATGTCACCACCAGCGGCACCAAAAGCGGTATATGCGGATGGAAAACATGTGGCTGATGACCCTGAAGCAATGAGCAAAGAAAGCCGAGTGACTCAATTTTCATGTTGCTCGTCGAACTCTTGTCGTTCAGCGAATAGCTTATGCCGGGCACAATGCTTTCCAAATGTGGGCCCAGGGCGCCTGGTAGAGAGTTCAGAAGTTCGCGTAACAAAAGGAAACAGTCCTGACGCGTCTTCATCGATTTTTCACGCATCAGCGGCTGTATGGCTTTAATAATCTGCGGCAGCTGTTCAATTAGCAAAAGGGTTGGCCCAGATATTTGATCCATGGAGTCGGGATCGTGTGCAATATCATCTGCCGGACGTGTATTCTTCAGCAGTGCAACATATGCATGGAAAATGTCAGATTTAACATTCTCTTCGCGCTCCTTAAAGCGTGCTATTAATGCTGGACTCAGCGTACGATAGAATTCTTCAATTAATTCCTGACGAGTGGCAATTAACACCTCCAGGCATTTGGCAGCAGCACGTCGAACTTTCCAGCTCATATCGTCGTCATCACTATACTCTTCGCTGTCCACATATTCATCCTCCTCGGTGTCCATGGCAACGCCTGTATCGCCATCATCGGCCTCATAATTGTAGTTCGGATCATAAGTTACGTACTTGAGGCATAGTTCGAGTATCTAATTAGTATAACAATTGTTGGTTAAGGATTAAGATTAAGATTAACAACAAGTTGGTAGCCAACAGTAATAGCATATACATACCATAGGAATGTGTGGATGGATAGCGTCTGGGCAACGCAACACAAATGCCTCGCAGGCCTGCAGGCAGAATTCGCGcagctcatcatcatcacgcTGGCTATATTGTTTGAGCAGCAGCATTGAGCGATCAATGTGATTGCAGAGCCGATGTCCAGCTTGACGACTAGTTAAACAGAAAATAGAAATATTGAAGACAATGCGCCAATATCTATGCATAATTCAAGTACCAGATAGAAGCTAAGCATTGAATATAGGTACGCACAGCACCAGGATTCTGCGGATTTTCGAGTCCCTCGAGCAGGTGGTCAACGACGCCATTATAGGCATTGCTATTCGCCTGTATCAGAAGTACAGAGAGCGCTACAATCGTACGCTTGCGTACAGCCTGGCGAGGCGATGCCAACTGCGGCATCAGAGCTTTCAATATAGTGCTATGGAATGGGACCAGAAACTCGCCAAAGCGCGACAGCAGATCCGACAGTATGTCCAGTGATTCCAATTTAACCGAAACGTCCTCCTACAAATATTAATTCAATATCACTTTAAGATCGCTCATTTTAGGTGTTAGTCTCTTTGGCTTGCACCTTTTCAATGGCAATGCTTAGTTTGCCAGTTATACGCTGGCAGACATTGGGCGCCAACGAGTTGGAAGATTGGGGCAGCTCGGCAATTACGGTCTTGAGGCCGATGCTTGAGATGTCACGCAGCTGCTCGACATTGGACATCATGTTGCCACATAGCGAGTCCACAATTGTCTCCACTTGATTCTCCTTCACTTTATTGACTAACGGGCCCAAGCACTTCACAGCCAAATTCTGCACTTCACCGTTTTTGTCCTCAAGCAATTTAAGGACCATGCGAACCACCTTTTTTTCAGACTCATCGTCCAGTATAATGCTGTCCTTTTGCAGTTCAGTCATTAAATCATTTGTGGCCATGAATCGAAAGTCCTTGTCCGTGGATGTCAtctaaataaaagtaaataattcaatttataaatgcacCTTACCTTACACTTTTGTGCATATTCTCTACATACTTTTTCCAGCAAATTTGCGATTTGATGATATTGATGCGACGCCATGATCTATATATTTGGTTCAAcggtatgtatataaatatatatgaaattatgtACACGGTAGCCGATTATAAATTTTTGTGACCGCCTCACAAATTCTTTTTGTCTTAGACAAAAAAAAGGTCtactcaattttttttttccggcACAAAAATTTGCGTGTTGGAACTGGAAAATGCATAAGTAAAATGATAATATCGATATGAGACAGTTTCGTGTGCGATAGAATTATGTGCTATCGGCAATCTCTATAAACATTCGATAACAATGTTATCGAAACGAAATACTAACAGATCTGTTACCTAACAGCGCTAGTAAATGTAAACAGTCGCGATTTTTTAAGTGGTAGCGCGGCACAGAAAAACTTTATTGCAACATCGCAGTacagatatataaataaacgtTGTTAATTCATAGTTTTAAGGAATCAAACTAAAtatcaaacattttatatttacacATAAAACCGTTCATAATATTTCCCAGCCAGAAGCCTTTATGAAATAGTAATCATAAGTTGAATAGTCAATTCGCttcacaaaaactaaattaacattttttttttaaagagaaACCTCGATATGCTCAACATTTTCTGCCAATTCAACTGCAGATTTATCGGCTTCCACAACTTGACCAACAATAAAAGCCTTCTGTGCTCCATTCGTTACTTTCTCAAACTCCTCGCAAAACTGTTCAGCTGCATTTCTTGGCAGGCAAATGAGAAGTCCGCCAGATGTCTCAACGGCTTTGCCTGCCGTTAACTTTGTGCTTTGTCCGACTAATTCGCCAaatttaagaacatttttaataatgggcaatttgttaatttgaaACAAAAGCGGCTGCTTCTGGAATTCAACAAGGTTCTTGGCATGTCCCAGCAAACCAAAGCCGGTGACATCAGTTGCAGCATGCGCCTCGTATTTGTGCATAAGAAGTGCGGCtaaaaaatgaattcaattAACTTATTTTATCATTGATAAATCAACCGAATCATACCATTTCGGTTGAGGTATGTCATCGATTTTATGGCCATTTGAAATGTTTCCAATATGTCGTCGTCCGTAAAAGCAGCTAGCAGCCTTTCATATTTATCATCTTTCTCCTTCTGCCAAATGTGTGCAGCTGTCGCCAGCTGTGTTCCAAGCGGCTTGGTTAGCACCAATACATCTCCGGCCTTGCCATTTGAAGGTCTGAAGTTATTTAAGAATTCGTTAAATGTGCATTACATATTCTCTTGAAGAAACTACAACTTACAGTATGATGTCTTGTTTTCGACAAAGTGTTGTAGCTATGCCTCCCACAATGCACCAGGGATTGAGGATAACATTTTTGACGCTGACATTGCCACAACACCCGCTGCCACTTGTTGCCCTTTGGAAACCTTTCATTATTAATGGAACCACAATATCTCGCTGCTTCTCTGTCATGTTTGAGGGTGCACTAATGAGCATTTCGATTTTGTCAATGTCCGTTATTCCGACAGCGTATATGTCACTTAATACATTGGCCAGGGCAATGCGACCCATTGTTTCGGGGTCGTCAACCAGAGGATAAAAGAAATCAACCGTCTGTACTAGCGAATATTCCTTGTGCCGTGCTAAGGGTATAACCGCGCAATCCATTCCAGATcctatatatttcaaaatattttttaattcattttaatatttacgctTATTTATGTGCCGAGTTCAAGGTGTATTCGGATTGCAAAGGTCATATTTTTGCTAATCTCTTGTGTGCTTGTTTACATT is a window encoding:
- the Cand1 gene encoding cullin-associated NEDD8-dissociated protein 1, which codes for MASHQYHQIANLLEKMTSTDKDFRFMATNDLMTELQKDSIILDDESEKKVVRMVLKLLEDKNGEVQNLAVKCLGPLVNKVKENQVETIVDSLCGNMMSNVEQLRDISSIGLKTVIAELPQSSNSLAPNVCQRITGKLSIAIEKEDVSVKLESLDILSDLLSRFGEFLVPFHSTILKALMPQLASPRQAVRKRTIVALSVLLIQANSNAYNGVVDHLLEGLENPQNPGAVRTYIQCLASICRQAGHRLCNHIDRSMLLLKQYSQRDDDELREFCLQACEAFVLRCPDAIHPHIPMILELCLKYVTYDPNYNYEADDGDTGVAMDTEEDEYVDSEEYSDDDDMSWKVRRAAAKCLEVLIATRQELIEEFYRTLSPALIARFKEREENVKSDIFHAYVALLKNTRPADDIAHDPDSMDQISGPTLLLIEQLPQIIKAIQPLMREKSMKTRQDCFLLLRELLNSLPGALGPHLESIVPGISYSLNDKSSTSNMKIESLGFLCSLLQGHQPHVFHPHIPLLVPLVVTSVFDPFYKIATEALLVLQQLVKVVRPLGVNAVKSDFDVTPFVGQVYACTLQKLKVTDVDQEVKERAIACMGQIIANMGDLLKSELDVCLPIFMERLKNEVTRLSSVKALTMIAASPLRIDLSPILHDVLPTLGTFLRKNHRALKLHSLDLINKIVINYSSNFEPSVLQSAIIEIPGLISDSDLHVAQYSLTLLSTTARRQPQALVGIHEKFLPSVLILVRSPLLQGTALQCTLDLFQALVQAQLPGLTYDSLVSKLMEPVLKGSDPAARNPNEQLQLHKQAYHSSAKCIAALTQQCPQVATELAAHLMAELQNRGKKDTQIIFCLLTIGEIGRHFDLSSIQVLPQTIIECFGATSEDVKAAASHALGAVSVGSLQTYLPLILKEIEAQPKREYLLLHSLKEVISSLSVTPNGLAQLLPSVPSIWAQLFKHCECSEEGSRNVVAECLGKLVLVNPEELLPQLQQALRSESATMRTVVVSSVKFTISDQPQPIDLLLKQSIGEFLFALRDPEPQVRRVALVAFNSAVHNKPSLVRDLLPTLLPWLYSETKVKSELIREVEMGPFKHTVDDGLDIRKAAFECMYTLLEQGLDRVDVMQFMDHVQAGLCDHYDIKMLTYLMTARLAVLCPDKVLLRLDQFVQQLRDTCTHKVKANSVKQEYEKQDELKRSALRAVSALSQIPKANKNQQLLDFLKSIKETPELCKIYDYVQKDSITGNSDVAMDQT
- the Sps2 gene encoding selenide, water dikinase 2, whose product is MFQPEDHGLEADFRLTMFSTLRGUGCKVPEEKLKQYLRGTEIVNNAPQHDDDFIGSGMDCAVIPLARHKEYSLVQTVDFFYPLVDDPETMGRIALANVLSDIYAVGITDIDKIEMLISAPSNMTEKQRDIVVPLIMKGFQRATSGSGCCGNVSVKNVILNPWCIVGGIATTLCRKQDIILPSNGKAGDVLVLTKPLGTQLATAAHIWQKEKDDKYERLLAAFTDDDILETFQMAIKSMTYLNRNAALLMHKYEAHAATDVTGFGLLGHAKNLVEFQKQPLLFQINKLPIIKNVLKFGELVGQSTKLTAGKAVETSGGLLICLPRNAAEQFCEEFEKVTNGAQKAFIVGQVVEADKSAVELAENVEHIEVSL